Proteins from a genomic interval of Geodermatophilus obscurus DSM 43160:
- the argG gene encoding argininosuccinate synthase has translation MSKVLTSLPVGERVGIAFSGGLDTSVAVAWMRDKGAVPCTYTADIGQYDEPDISSVPGRATAYGAEVARLVDGRAALVEEGLAALTCGAFHIRSGGRSYFNTTPLGRAVTGTLLVRAMLEDDVQIWGDGSTFKGNDIERFYRYGLLANPSLRVYKPWLDADFVTELGGRKEMSEWLTAHGLPYRDSAEKAYSTDANIWGATHEAKSLEHLDTGVEIVEPIMGVRFWDPAVDIEPEDVTIGFEQGRPVAIDGKTFDTAVDLVLAANAIGGRHGLGMSDQIENRVIEAKSRGIYEAPGMALLHAAYERLVNAIHNEDTLATYHSEGRRLGRLMYEGRWLDPQALMLREALQRWVGTAVTGEVTLRLRRGEDYSILDTTGPAFSYHPDKLSMERTADSAFGPSDRIGQLTMRNLDIADSRAKLEQYAALGMVGSGHPRLIGVAQAASTGLIGAMDAGGAEAIASRGTVGDDEQLLDRAAMESGTD, from the coding sequence GTGTCCAAGGTGCTCACGTCCCTGCCCGTCGGCGAACGCGTCGGGATCGCCTTCTCCGGTGGTCTCGACACCTCGGTGGCGGTCGCGTGGATGCGCGACAAGGGCGCGGTGCCCTGCACCTACACCGCCGACATCGGCCAGTACGACGAGCCCGACATCAGCTCGGTGCCCGGGCGCGCCACGGCCTACGGCGCGGAGGTCGCCCGGCTGGTCGACGGCCGCGCGGCGCTGGTCGAGGAGGGCCTGGCGGCCCTGACCTGCGGGGCGTTCCACATCCGCTCCGGCGGGCGCAGCTACTTCAACACCACGCCGCTGGGCCGCGCGGTCACCGGGACCCTGCTGGTGCGCGCCATGCTCGAGGACGACGTCCAGATCTGGGGCGACGGCTCGACGTTCAAGGGCAACGACATCGAGCGGTTCTACCGGTACGGCCTGCTGGCCAACCCCTCGCTGCGCGTCTACAAGCCGTGGCTGGACGCCGACTTCGTCACCGAGCTCGGCGGCCGCAAGGAGATGTCGGAGTGGCTGACCGCGCACGGCCTGCCCTACCGGGACAGCGCGGAGAAGGCCTACTCCACCGACGCCAACATCTGGGGCGCCACCCACGAGGCCAAGTCCCTCGAGCACCTCGACACCGGCGTCGAGATCGTCGAGCCGATCATGGGCGTGCGGTTCTGGGACCCGGCCGTCGACATCGAGCCCGAGGACGTGACCATCGGCTTCGAGCAAGGCCGGCCGGTGGCGATCGACGGCAAGACGTTCGACACCGCCGTCGACCTGGTGCTGGCGGCCAACGCGATCGGCGGCCGGCACGGGCTGGGCATGTCCGACCAGATCGAGAACCGCGTCATCGAGGCCAAGAGCCGCGGCATCTACGAGGCCCCCGGCATGGCGCTGCTGCACGCCGCCTACGAGCGGCTGGTCAACGCCATCCACAACGAGGACACCCTCGCGACCTACCACAGCGAGGGCCGGCGCCTCGGCCGGCTCATGTACGAGGGCCGCTGGCTGGACCCGCAGGCGCTGATGCTGCGGGAGGCCCTGCAGCGCTGGGTGGGGACGGCGGTCACCGGCGAGGTCACGCTGCGGCTGCGGCGCGGCGAGGACTACTCGATCCTCGACACCACCGGACCGGCGTTCAGCTACCACCCGGACAAGCTGTCGATGGAGCGCACCGCGGACTCCGCCTTCGGCCCGTCGGACCGGATCGGCCAGCTGACCATGCGCAACCTCGACATCGCCGACTCCCGGGCCAAGCTGGAGCAGTACGCGGCCCTCGGCATGGTCGGCAGCGGACACCCGCGGCTGATCGGGGTCGCCCAGGCGGCCTCGACCGGGCTGATCGGCGCCATGGACGCCGGCGGCGCGGAGGCCATCGCCTCCCGCGGCACGGTCGGCGACGACGAGCAGCTGCTCGACCGCGCCGCGATGGAGTCCGGGACAGACTGA
- a CDS encoding Gfo/Idh/MocA family protein: MSRLRVGVVGTGFIAGRHLAALTASPDVAVVAVADPVRERAEAAAARCGARAHGDGLALLDTEELDAVWLCVPPFAHGPLEAAAVARGLPFFVEKPLALDLATAEAVAVEVARTGLPTAVGYHWRHLGVVQRAAETVPAGEVQLVTGSWLDRTPAAPWWVQRGGSGGQVVEQTTHVLDLARLLAGEVDLVSAAERPAGADGEVPTAAVALLHFASGAVGSVSSTRVLGWRHAVGLQVVTEGRVVELSERSLTDHSLRVVTADGEEVSRSDEDPVAAEDRAFVDVLLGRSAGVRVPYAEALRTHALACAADRAAREGTSVRPAS, from the coding sequence GTGAGCCGCCTGCGGGTGGGCGTCGTCGGGACCGGGTTCATCGCCGGCCGGCACCTGGCGGCGCTGACGGCCTCCCCCGACGTGGCGGTCGTGGCCGTGGCCGACCCGGTGCGCGAGCGCGCCGAGGCGGCTGCGGCACGGTGCGGGGCGCGGGCCCACGGCGACGGGCTCGCGCTCCTGGACACCGAGGAGCTCGACGCGGTCTGGCTGTGCGTGCCGCCGTTCGCGCACGGGCCGCTGGAGGCGGCGGCGGTCGCCCGCGGCCTGCCGTTCTTCGTGGAGAAGCCGCTGGCCCTGGACCTGGCGACCGCGGAGGCGGTCGCGGTCGAGGTCGCCCGGACCGGCCTCCCCACGGCGGTGGGCTACCACTGGCGGCACCTGGGGGTCGTGCAGCGCGCGGCGGAGACGGTGCCGGCGGGAGAGGTGCAGCTGGTCACCGGTTCCTGGCTGGACCGGACACCAGCGGCGCCCTGGTGGGTGCAGCGCGGCGGCTCGGGCGGTCAGGTGGTCGAGCAGACGACGCACGTGCTCGACCTGGCCCGGCTGCTCGCCGGGGAGGTGGACCTGGTCTCGGCGGCCGAGCGGCCGGCCGGCGCCGACGGCGAGGTCCCGACGGCGGCCGTGGCGCTGCTGCACTTCGCCTCCGGTGCGGTGGGCAGCGTCTCCTCGACGCGGGTCCTCGGCTGGCGGCACGCCGTCGGCCTGCAGGTGGTGACCGAGGGCCGGGTGGTCGAGCTGTCGGAGCGCAGCCTGACCGACCACTCGCTGCGGGTGGTCACGGCCGACGGCGAGGAGGTCAGCCGCAGCGACGAGGACCCGGTCGCCGCCGAGGACCGCGCGTTCGTCGACGTCCTGCTCGGCCGGTCGGCGGGGGTCCGGGTCCCCTACGCGGAGGCCCTGCGCACCCACGCGCTCGCCTGCGCCGCCGACCGGGCCGCCCGCGAGGGCACGTCGGTCCGTCCGGCCTCCT
- a CDS encoding glycosyltransferase, whose amino-acid sequence MSVRRSICLYTPSTDPSGMGAHMVDLVAEYAATADVALMMRPTSGGRRLLDRAAALGARTVELPSPRDPRFARVVTDFLGTHPADVFHCHVGTGCEDWDGVRLARRAGCRVVVQTQHLPYLVSHPRKRRAYHHAIEEVDRLVAVSDGVRRTYSRIGVPPERIATVANGVAPLSYRIGRDAARAALGLDPRQPVVLTVGRLTHMKGQCHLVDAVPGLLARFPDLAVVLLGDGPLREALEKQVAGLGVGGAVRFPGHRADARQLLAAADVFALPSRHEGMPLVALEAMEARLPVVATRVIGSEEVVDDGVTGALVRSADPAALAAALGRLLADPDLRRRQGAAGRRRYVACFTRERMARDTAAVYEAALGGTGR is encoded by the coding sequence ATGTCCGTCCGTCGCTCGATCTGCCTGTACACGCCGTCCACCGACCCCTCGGGGATGGGTGCGCACATGGTGGACCTGGTCGCCGAGTACGCGGCGACGGCCGACGTGGCGCTGATGATGAGACCGACCTCGGGTGGCCGGCGGCTGCTCGACCGCGCCGCCGCGCTGGGGGCGCGCACGGTCGAGCTGCCCTCGCCTCGCGACCCGCGGTTCGCCCGGGTCGTGACGGACTTCCTCGGCACCCACCCCGCCGACGTCTTCCACTGCCACGTCGGCACCGGCTGCGAGGACTGGGACGGCGTCCGCCTGGCCCGGCGCGCCGGGTGCCGGGTGGTCGTGCAGACCCAGCACCTGCCCTACCTGGTGTCCCACCCGCGCAAGCGGCGGGCCTACCACCACGCGATCGAGGAGGTCGACCGGCTGGTCGCCGTCTCCGACGGAGTGCGCCGCACCTACTCCCGGATCGGCGTCCCGCCGGAGCGGATCGCCACCGTGGCCAACGGCGTGGCGCCGCTCTCTTACCGGATCGGCCGGGACGCCGCCCGGGCGGCCCTCGGGCTGGACCCGCGGCAGCCCGTCGTCCTCACCGTGGGCCGGCTGACCCACATGAAGGGTCAGTGCCACCTCGTCGACGCCGTGCCGGGCCTGCTCGCCCGCTTCCCCGACCTCGCCGTCGTCCTCCTCGGGGACGGGCCGCTGCGGGAGGCCCTGGAGAAGCAGGTGGCCGGGCTCGGCGTGGGAGGTGCCGTCCGGTTCCCCGGTCACCGGGCCGACGCCCGGCAGCTGCTGGCCGCGGCCGACGTCTTCGCCCTGCCCTCACGGCACGAGGGGATGCCGCTGGTGGCGCTGGAGGCCATGGAGGCGAGACTGCCGGTGGTGGCCACCCGCGTCATCGGCAGCGAGGAGGTCGTCGACGACGGGGTCACCGGCGCACTGGTGCGGTCCGCGGACCCCGCCGCCTTGGCGGCGGCCCTCGGACGGCTGCTCGCCGATCCGGACCTGCGGCGCCGGCAGGGTGCCGCCGGCCGGCGCCGGTACGTGGCCTGCTTCACCCGCGAGCGGATGGCCCGGGACACCGCGGCGGTCTACGAGGCGGCGCTGGGCGGGACCGGGCGGTGA
- a CDS encoding NRAMP family divalent metal transporter: MSHSHEPAPAPTAPTSGRMAASTRSTLLGAMFLMATSAIGPGFITQTTTFTAQLGAAFAFAIAVSIVIDIALQLNVWRVIGVSGRRAQELGNLVFPGLGWVMAAFLLIGGLVFNIGNVAGAGLGFDAMLGLDPRIGGAISAVIAIGIFLSRRAGVAVDRIVVVLGLLMIALTAYIAITSGPPVGRALRNVVLPEEVSFLAITTLVGGTIGGYIVYAGAHRLLDSGVTGREHVRDITRGSVTGIVITGIMRVVLFLAILGVVTGGADLGTENQAANAFQAAAGQVGLRVFGIVLWAAAITSVIGASYTTISFVTSRTRTSDRTRTLLVVGFIAVTTLAFLLIGAAPTTLLVFAGAFNGLLLPIGIAVILWVATRRSDLLNGYRYPRWLLVVGWAAWLLTLYLAVNSVRPVIALFS, translated from the coding sequence ATGTCGCACAGCCACGAACCCGCCCCCGCCCCCACCGCCCCGACCAGCGGCCGCATGGCCGCGAGCACGCGCTCGACCCTGCTCGGCGCGATGTTCCTCATGGCCACCTCGGCCATCGGTCCCGGCTTCATCACCCAGACGACGACGTTCACCGCCCAGCTGGGTGCCGCGTTCGCCTTCGCGATCGCCGTCTCGATCGTCATCGACATCGCGCTGCAGCTCAACGTGTGGCGGGTGATCGGGGTCAGCGGCCGGCGGGCCCAGGAGCTGGGCAACCTGGTCTTCCCCGGCCTCGGCTGGGTGATGGCCGCCTTCCTGCTGATCGGCGGGCTGGTGTTCAACATCGGCAACGTCGCCGGCGCGGGCCTCGGCTTCGACGCGATGCTCGGGCTGGACCCGAGGATCGGCGGCGCGATCTCCGCCGTCATCGCCATCGGCATCTTCCTCAGCAGGCGGGCCGGGGTCGCGGTCGACCGGATCGTCGTCGTCCTCGGCCTGCTGATGATCGCGCTGACGGCCTACATCGCGATCACGTCGGGCCCGCCGGTGGGCCGGGCGCTGCGCAACGTCGTCCTCCCCGAGGAGGTCTCCTTCCTGGCGATCACCACGCTGGTCGGCGGCACGATCGGCGGCTACATCGTCTACGCCGGCGCCCACCGGCTGCTCGACTCCGGGGTCACCGGCCGGGAGCACGTCCGCGACATCACCCGCGGCTCGGTCACCGGGATCGTGATCACCGGGATCATGCGGGTCGTCCTCTTCCTCGCCATCCTCGGCGTGGTGACCGGTGGCGCCGACCTCGGCACCGAGAACCAGGCGGCCAACGCCTTCCAGGCCGCGGCGGGCCAGGTCGGGCTGCGGGTCTTCGGCATCGTGCTGTGGGCCGCGGCGATCACCAGCGTCATCGGCGCCTCCTACACGACGATCTCCTTCGTCACCTCCCGCACCCGCACCAGCGACCGCACCCGCACGCTCCTGGTGGTCGGCTTCATCGCGGTCACCACGCTGGCCTTCCTGCTCATCGGAGCCGCGCCGACCACGCTGCTGGTCTTCGCCGGCGCCTTCAACGGGCTGTTGCTGCCGATCGGCATCGCGGTGATCCTCTGGGTGGCCACCCGCCGGTCGGACCTGTTGAACGGGTACCGCTACCCGCGCTGGCTGCTGGTCGTCGGCTGGGCGGCATGGCTGCTCACGCTCTACCTGGCGGTCAACTCCGTCCGCCCGGTGATCGCGCTGTTCTCGTGA
- a CDS encoding LamB/YcsF family protein, with translation MDLNSDLGEGFGQWRLGDDEALLDVVTSANVACGFHAGDPSIMRRVCARAAESGVAVGAQVSYRDLAGFGRRFIDVEPAELTADVLYQLGALEAFARVAGSRVRYVKPHGALYNTIVAHEEQAAAVVQAVVEYDRDLPVLGLPGSAWLRLADEAGLTTVAEAFADREYTPQGTLVSRRLPGAVLHDADEIARRCVAMATGEPVTDVEGGLLRLSPESICVHGDTQGAVQIARRVREALTTAGVALAPFAA, from the coding sequence ATGGACCTCAACTCCGACCTCGGCGAGGGCTTCGGGCAGTGGCGGCTGGGGGACGACGAGGCGCTGCTCGACGTCGTCACCAGCGCCAACGTGGCCTGCGGCTTCCACGCCGGCGACCCCTCGATCATGCGGCGGGTGTGCGCCCGGGCCGCGGAGTCCGGAGTCGCCGTCGGCGCGCAGGTGTCCTATCGCGACCTGGCCGGCTTCGGCCGCCGCTTCATCGACGTCGAGCCCGCCGAGCTGACCGCCGACGTGCTGTACCAGCTGGGCGCGCTGGAGGCCTTCGCCAGGGTCGCCGGCTCCCGGGTGCGCTACGTCAAGCCGCACGGTGCGCTCTACAACACGATCGTCGCCCACGAGGAGCAGGCGGCCGCGGTGGTCCAGGCGGTGGTCGAGTACGACCGCGACCTGCCGGTGCTGGGGCTGCCCGGCTCGGCCTGGCTGCGGCTGGCCGACGAGGCCGGGCTGACGACGGTGGCCGAGGCGTTCGCCGACCGCGAGTACACCCCCCAGGGCACGCTGGTCTCCCGCCGGCTGCCCGGCGCGGTGCTGCACGACGCCGACGAGATCGCCCGCCGCTGCGTCGCGATGGCCACCGGCGAGCCGGTCACCGACGTGGAGGGCGGCCTGCTGCGGCTGTCCCCGGAGTCGATCTGCGTGCACGGCGACACCCAGGGCGCGGTGCAGATCGCCCGGCGGGTGCGCGAGGCGCTCACCACGGCCGGGGTCGCGCTGGCGCCGTTCGCCGCCTGA
- a CDS encoding dihydrofolate reductase family protein has protein sequence MTRTVYYTATSLDGFIADERHSLDWLLSRHSDEHGPMGYAEFEKRVGALAMGATTYEWVREHGGPEAWSYTVPAWVFTHRQLTAYPDADIRFTASEVAEVHGQMVAAAGDRDVWIVGGGDLAGQFADHGLLDEVVVAIAPVTLGGGAPLLPRRLELTRTEEAVNGEFVCVRYDVVRT, from the coding sequence ATGACGCGCACCGTCTACTACACCGCGACCAGCCTCGACGGCTTCATCGCCGATGAGCGCCACTCACTGGACTGGCTGCTCTCCCGGCACTCCGACGAGCACGGTCCGATGGGGTACGCGGAGTTCGAGAAGCGGGTCGGCGCGCTGGCCATGGGTGCCACGACCTACGAGTGGGTGCGGGAGCACGGCGGGCCGGAGGCGTGGTCCTACACCGTGCCCGCGTGGGTGTTCACGCACCGGCAGCTGACCGCGTACCCGGACGCGGACATCCGGTTCACCGCTTCCGAGGTGGCCGAGGTGCACGGGCAGATGGTCGCCGCCGCCGGGGACCGCGACGTGTGGATCGTGGGCGGCGGCGACCTCGCCGGTCAGTTCGCCGACCACGGGCTGCTCGACGAGGTGGTCGTGGCGATCGCGCCGGTCACCCTCGGCGGCGGGGCGCCGCTGCTGCCGCGCCGGCTCGAGCTCACGCGGACGGAGGAGGCGGTCAACGGCGAGTTCGTCTGCGTCCGTTACGACGTCGTCCGGACCTGA
- a CDS encoding helix-turn-helix domain-containing protein, protein MADDPLPGRDRLRELLDAVLDEDNRTLPDMAGDAYASPWYFARQVSRGAGEPPVALRRRVLLERAAWQLREGSSVTDAAFAAGYESVEGFARAYGRAYGHSPGTPDADRPRTRDEHWLPAPNGIHFHPPTSLWVADDSGRGSPEEVTAMLVHHDVEDTRALLEVAKQLPDDAYRRARLPGFTVLSWSGREESVAALLDTLVWTKEVWLASIEGAGHPAHGADDPAALLARHDAVAPRWLAAVRDVARRGAWGDRLVDALCEPPETFVLGSVVAHVLTFSAHRRLLVRHLLRDAGLAVDSGDPIDWLTRRDR, encoded by the coding sequence GTGGCCGACGACCCCCTCCCCGGACGGGACCGACTCCGCGAGCTCCTCGACGCCGTCCTCGACGAGGACAACCGCACGCTCCCCGACATGGCCGGCGACGCCTACGCCAGCCCCTGGTACTTCGCCCGGCAGGTCAGCCGGGGCGCCGGGGAGCCGCCGGTGGCGCTGCGCCGCCGGGTGCTGCTGGAGCGGGCGGCGTGGCAGCTGCGCGAGGGGTCCAGCGTCACCGACGCCGCCTTCGCCGCCGGGTACGAGTCGGTCGAGGGCTTCGCCCGCGCCTACGGCCGCGCCTACGGTCACTCCCCCGGCACGCCGGACGCCGACCGCCCGCGCACCCGCGACGAGCACTGGCTGCCGGCGCCCAACGGCATCCACTTCCACCCGCCGACCTCGCTGTGGGTCGCCGACGACAGCGGGCGCGGCTCCCCGGAGGAGGTGACCGCGATGCTGGTGCACCACGACGTCGAGGACACCCGCGCCCTGCTCGAGGTGGCGAAGCAGTTGCCGGACGACGCCTACCGGCGCGCCCGGCTGCCCGGGTTCACGGTGCTCTCCTGGAGCGGCCGCGAGGAGTCGGTCGCCGCGCTGCTGGACACGCTGGTGTGGACCAAGGAGGTGTGGCTGGCCTCGATCGAGGGCGCTGGTCACCCCGCCCACGGCGCCGACGACCCGGCCGCCCTGCTGGCCCGGCACGACGCGGTGGCACCGCGCTGGCTGGCCGCCGTCCGCGACGTCGCCCGGCGCGGCGCCTGGGGCGACCGGCTGGTCGACGCGCTGTGCGAGCCGCCGGAGACCTTCGTCCTCGGCAGCGTCGTCGCCCACGTCCTCACGTTCTCCGCGCACCGGCGGCTGCTGGTGCGCCACCTGCTCCGGGACGCCGGCCTGGCCGTCGACTCCGGGGACCCCATCGACTGGCTGACCAGGAGGGACCGATGA
- a CDS encoding putative hydro-lyase, with translation MTMLLPAADPAGARAQYRDGLAVPSSGWAPGYTQANLVVVPQDWAYDVLLFGLRNPKPVPLLDVTDAGSYRTALAPDADLRTDLPRYRVWRDGELVGEPTDVVDLWRDDLVAFLIGCSFSFETALLDAGVPVRNIEQGRNVSMYRTNRACRPAGRLSGPLVVSMRPVPGELVAAAVQVTARMPQVHGAPVHVGVPDALGVADLGAPDFGDPVEFADGDVPVFWACGVTPQAALMASRPPFAITHAPGHMFVTDVPDAVYRQS, from the coding sequence ATGACGATGCTGCTCCCCGCCGCCGACCCCGCTGGGGCGCGCGCGCAGTACCGGGACGGGTTGGCCGTCCCGTCGTCGGGCTGGGCGCCCGGCTACACCCAGGCCAACCTGGTCGTCGTCCCGCAGGACTGGGCCTACGACGTGCTGCTGTTCGGCCTGCGCAACCCCAAGCCGGTGCCCCTGCTCGACGTGACCGACGCCGGGTCGTACCGCACGGCGCTGGCGCCGGACGCCGACCTGCGCACCGACCTGCCGCGCTACCGGGTGTGGCGGGACGGCGAGCTGGTCGGCGAGCCGACCGACGTGGTCGACCTGTGGCGCGACGATCTGGTCGCCTTCCTCATCGGCTGCAGCTTCAGCTTCGAGACCGCGCTGCTGGACGCGGGTGTGCCGGTGCGCAACATCGAGCAGGGCCGCAACGTGTCGATGTACCGCACCAACCGGGCCTGTCGCCCCGCCGGCCGGCTGTCCGGACCGCTGGTGGTGTCGATGCGGCCGGTGCCCGGCGAGCTGGTGGCCGCCGCGGTGCAGGTGACCGCCCGGATGCCGCAGGTGCACGGGGCGCCGGTGCACGTCGGTGTCCCCGACGCCCTGGGCGTCGCCGACCTGGGTGCGCCCGACTTCGGCGACCCGGTCGAGTTCGCCGACGGCGACGTCCCGGTGTTCTGGGCCTGCGGGGTCACGCCGCAGGCGGCACTGATGGCCTCCCGGCCGCCGTTCGCGATCACCCATGCGCCGGGGCACATGTTCGTCACCGACGTGCCCGACGCGGTCTACCGGCAGTCCTGA